A stretch of the Rhodothermales bacterium genome encodes the following:
- a CDS encoding ABC transporter permease, whose translation MASFRTYMALRYLRGAEGQAEGRKFLRLVIRIAIGGVAVGVTTLILALAVVRGFSDEITRKIVGFGAHIQVESLRDAPLEGVADLMATVSAHPQVATVQPVIQEFVLVRSSKTHIDGVSIWGTTQVPDYLDASIIEGSARLSPNASGIPVVVIGAPLARTLNVRTGDVLTAFSVPSTGESRPPRVAQFTVGGIYETSLADFDALYVFADAERVRNLVSYGSDQVTRLDVRVREGADFEHVANDLDTTLAFPAMARPISEIYRSLFAWVALQQSIIPLVLSIIVFVAAVNIIGTLLMLILEKTVEIGVLGSMGARGKDLTGIFMRVGLGIGATGAVIGSLLAIVLAVLQIKYGIIPLPADAYYMSKAPMALRVEDFVVVSFVTIVLCTAAAWIPARYASRILPINAIRSR comes from the coding sequence ATGGCCTCATTCCGCACATATATGGCATTGCGCTACCTCCGGGGGGCGGAGGGACAGGCCGAGGGCCGGAAATTCCTTCGCCTGGTCATCCGGATCGCAATCGGAGGAGTGGCCGTCGGCGTGACGACCCTGATTCTGGCACTGGCCGTGGTCCGGGGTTTCAGCGACGAGATCACACGCAAGATCGTGGGATTCGGTGCGCATATCCAGGTGGAAAGCCTGAGGGATGCCCCTCTGGAAGGCGTTGCGGACTTGATGGCGACGGTTTCGGCGCATCCGCAAGTAGCCACCGTGCAGCCGGTCATCCAGGAGTTCGTATTGGTTAGATCGTCCAAGACCCACATTGACGGCGTATCCATCTGGGGCACCACACAGGTTCCGGATTACCTGGATGCCTCCATCATTGAAGGTTCGGCCCGATTGTCCCCGAATGCATCGGGGATTCCCGTGGTCGTTATCGGCGCTCCACTGGCCAGGACGCTCAACGTTCGAACGGGTGATGTCCTTACGGCTTTTTCCGTTCCCTCAACCGGGGAGTCCCGCCCTCCCCGGGTAGCCCAGTTCACGGTGGGGGGGATCTATGAGACCTCGCTGGCGGACTTCGATGCGCTCTACGTATTTGCAGATGCGGAGCGGGTGCGCAATCTGGTCAGCTACGGGTCGGACCAGGTCACGCGCCTTGATGTGCGGGTCCGGGAGGGGGCGGATTTCGAACACGTGGCCAATGATCTCGATACCACGTTGGCATTCCCGGCCATGGCACGTCCCATTTCCGAGATCTACCGGAGTCTGTTTGCATGGGTCGCACTCCAGCAAAGCATCATCCCGCTTGTATTGTCCATCATCGTGTTCGTGGCAGCCGTCAACATCATCGGAACATTGCTCATGCTTATCCTCGAAAAGACGGTTGAAATCGGGGTTCTGGGCAGTATGGGCGCACGCGGCAAGGACCTGACGGGCATCTTCATGCGCGTCGGTCTCGGGATCGGGGCCACGGGTGCCGTAATCGGTTCGCTTCTGGCAATCGTGCTGGCGGTCCTGCAAATCAAGTATGGCATCATTCCGCTTCCGGCCGATGCCTATTACATGAGCAAAGCGCCGATGGCACTTCGTGTGGAAGACTTCGTCGTCGTATCTTTCGTTACCATTGTCCTGTGTACGGCAGCCGCATGGATTCCCGCACGGTATGCTTCGCGGATCCTGCCCATAAACGCCATTCGTTCCAGATAA
- a CDS encoding GvpL/GvpF family gas vesicle protein, translating to MNQSTQMDEARKAVKKQLLQTLMQQAVEDLASESDDAIKEQIQSVSIDLEPLRLRIEQVAQEQVQRATRIDDAVLTNMVHGCIENVDLEVYRKAVDHTVGSVLHSHIEDIARSVAEEQSERLVAASDVESLATAAMRSRVTTIMSGLDVDIHALMDAEAERRVDTQSALVAQATEVVRDLLVTKAVDAAMTHLDEDAIHQQIQAEASRRTDHASPLVEQVSSQLRDALVQKAADVAIARLDDVDQVAREARELVSFDNDAIVAASTQLRGRILQDIARRTTKSFGDADDVASDAADWIDVDQPELVAAAERVRVMALGMVRTNVEEMIARTDEMAEDAGLPFTDQHESVQAAVQLTHDRIVQSVSRIVKERLADTKQIAAAAADTIPAESDAIQRIVKATLSLIVGDVIQITQDRLSQVEKLSSDARTRMPERLSEVQSAASILENMLLQEVSEEAVSYLHDIERTCNAARGKVTDESPIMVAAAAMVDRLQQEVAAVAVKDLASIDAHADAAISLVPSDHPNLNAIHQEVQTRLVARVTESALDAIMETDVQEWVRSDDARLESVRNVLRERIIGRILADTLGGLGQQANQSSDLEERALFQEAMHAVAKQQTGWKPLSDISDHVAAPVAEPEPVATPVPEPEPEAVATPEPEPTPVAKSWEVSEIFARAGDGHDVVLDVPAYEDHIYVYGIVDVDELHDQDLDGLEGIETGSDVYICSNGDLSAIVSSVPAAIYGKKQLDQGMNDAAWVKEQVRRHAAVLSAIGAPRSIVPLKFGVVRASMEDVKHYLDSHSTVFHETLGRLSNKQEFSVRIRVDLHRLGEHVLESDARIDASLNDMSSGVAGFIRDELKLRNQDPDEQEMATIIQNVVGQAHARLQDLSSESVFMNAPPAGPKDVQRVVLNATYLVSTARDAAFDAEVNDMANQFRHLGFEIQVSGPWAPYHFVHLNDESQEIPA from the coding sequence GTGAATCAATCTACCCAAATGGACGAGGCCCGCAAGGCGGTCAAGAAGCAGTTGCTTCAGACGCTCATGCAACAGGCCGTTGAAGATCTGGCCTCGGAAAGCGACGACGCCATCAAGGAACAGATACAGTCTGTTTCCATCGATCTCGAACCCCTTCGACTGCGGATAGAGCAGGTCGCACAGGAGCAGGTCCAGCGCGCAACGCGCATTGACGACGCCGTCCTGACCAATATGGTGCACGGCTGCATCGAGAACGTGGATCTGGAGGTCTATCGGAAGGCGGTGGATCACACGGTTGGATCCGTCCTGCATTCCCACATAGAGGACATTGCCCGCTCGGTCGCTGAGGAGCAGTCGGAACGCTTGGTAGCGGCATCTGATGTGGAGTCCCTGGCGACGGCCGCCATGCGTTCGCGGGTGACAACCATCATGAGTGGTCTGGACGTGGATATCCATGCGTTGATGGACGCTGAGGCCGAACGCCGGGTGGATACACAATCAGCGCTGGTCGCCCAGGCAACGGAGGTCGTCCGTGATCTGCTCGTAACCAAGGCCGTCGATGCAGCCATGACCCACCTGGACGAAGATGCCATTCATCAACAGATCCAGGCCGAAGCCAGCCGACGGACCGACCATGCGTCGCCGTTGGTGGAACAGGTGTCAAGCCAACTGCGGGACGCTCTGGTACAAAAGGCCGCCGACGTCGCCATTGCCCGTCTGGATGATGTGGATCAGGTGGCGCGCGAGGCGCGCGAACTGGTGTCATTCGACAATGATGCCATCGTGGCGGCATCCACGCAGCTGCGTGGTCGCATACTTCAGGACATTGCTCGGCGCACGACCAAATCATTCGGGGATGCGGATGATGTGGCCAGCGATGCTGCGGATTGGATTGACGTTGACCAGCCGGAACTGGTGGCCGCGGCCGAACGCGTCCGGGTCATGGCGCTTGGCATGGTCCGTACCAATGTTGAAGAAATGATTGCCCGGACCGACGAAATGGCCGAGGATGCCGGATTGCCGTTCACGGACCAGCACGAATCGGTCCAGGCCGCGGTCCAACTGACCCACGACAGGATTGTTCAGTCCGTGTCCCGCATTGTCAAGGAACGTCTCGCCGACACCAAACAGATTGCAGCGGCAGCAGCCGACACCATCCCGGCCGAATCCGATGCCATCCAGCGCATTGTCAAGGCCACCCTGTCCCTGATTGTCGGCGACGTCATCCAGATTACACAGGACCGTCTGAGCCAGGTGGAGAAGCTCTCTTCCGACGCCAGGACTCGCATGCCGGAGCGGCTTTCGGAGGTTCAATCCGCGGCGTCCATCCTCGAGAACATGCTGCTCCAGGAGGTCTCCGAAGAGGCTGTTTCCTATCTGCATGATATTGAACGTACGTGCAATGCGGCCCGTGGGAAAGTGACCGACGAGTCACCCATCATGGTCGCTGCTGCCGCGATGGTGGACAGGCTCCAGCAGGAAGTTGCCGCCGTGGCCGTGAAAGACCTGGCGTCCATCGATGCCCACGCAGACGCTGCGATCTCGTTGGTGCCGTCCGACCATCCGAATTTGAACGCCATTCACCAGGAGGTACAGACCAGGTTGGTGGCACGTGTTACGGAATCAGCGCTCGATGCGATCATGGAAACGGATGTCCAGGAATGGGTCCGCTCCGACGATGCACGGCTCGAGTCCGTAAGGAACGTTCTTCGCGAACGGATCATCGGCCGGATCCTGGCCGATACACTGGGAGGCCTCGGGCAACAGGCCAACCAGTCGTCGGATCTCGAAGAACGTGCACTTTTCCAGGAGGCCATGCATGCCGTGGCCAAGCAACAGACCGGGTGGAAGCCCCTGTCGGACATCTCCGACCATGTCGCAGCACCGGTCGCCGAGCCCGAGCCGGTAGCCACGCCGGTGCCTGAACCCGAGCCCGAGGCTGTAGCCACGCCTGAGCCTGAGCCGACACCGGTCGCCAAGTCATGGGAGGTTTCCGAGATCTTTGCCCGTGCAGGTGACGGCCACGATGTGGTCCTGGATGTACCGGCCTATGAGGACCACATTTATGTCTATGGCATTGTGGATGTGGACGAGCTGCACGATCAGGACCTGGACGGGCTGGAAGGCATTGAGACCGGATCGGATGTATACATCTGTTCCAATGGTGACCTGAGTGCCATCGTTTCTTCCGTGCCGGCGGCCATATACGGCAAGAAACAGCTCGATCAAGGCATGAACGACGCGGCCTGGGTCAAGGAACAGGTACGGCGCCATGCGGCGGTCCTTTCCGCCATAGGCGCTCCACGATCCATCGTGCCCCTCAAGTTCGGCGTGGTCCGTGCTTCGATGGAAGACGTCAAACACTATCTGGACAGTCACAGCACGGTATTCCATGAAACGTTGGGACGGTTGTCCAACAAACAGGAGTTCAGCGTACGGATCCGGGTGGATCTGCACCGCCTGGGTGAACATGTGCTCGAATCCGATGCGCGGATTGATGCCTCCTTGAACGACATGTCCAGCGGTGTGGCCGGTTTCATCCGGGACGAATTGAAGCTCAGGAATCAGGATCCTGACGAGCAGGAAATGGCGACCATCATCCAGAACGTCGTTGGCCAGGCTCATGCACGCTTGCAGGATCTGTCCTCCGAGAGTGTGTTCATGAACGCGCCGCCGGCCGGTCCCAAGGATGTCCAGCGGGTGGTCCTGAATGCCACCTACCTGGTTTCGACGGCCCGGGATGCCGCTTTCGATGCCGAGGTCAATGACATGGCCAACCAGTTCCGCCATTTGGGTTTCGAAATCCAGGTCAGCGGTCCGTGGGCGCCCTATCACTTTGTTCATCTCAACGATGAATCCCAGGAAATCCCTGCCTGA
- a CDS encoding heavy-metal-associated domain-containing protein codes for MKKTIEISGMSCGHCVHAVRDALSGLASVQVEDVAIGKAVVLAEPSATDDEIRAAIAEEGFTVTSVHTE; via the coding sequence ATGAAAAAAACCATTGAAATATCCGGAATGAGCTGCGGGCACTGCGTGCACGCCGTCCGGGACGCCTTGTCCGGGCTGGCCTCTGTGCAAGTGGAAGACGTTGCCATCGGGAAAGCGGTCGTTCTCGCCGAACCCTCGGCTACCGACGACGAAATCCGTGCAGCCATCGCGGAGGAGGGCTTTACGGTCACGTCCGTTCACACCGAATAG
- a CDS encoding heavy metal translocating P-type ATPase codes for MAHTEMSVPVDGMTCTACALRIERKLGKADGVDRAVVNYATEEAVVRGSDLNLRDVVDVIERTGYAVRTSLAEAVFDQEDVASKAREHLLSTNGVVKVQATTVGDAAGLVIHYIPGMLPGRDLQEILDGYDSSSSVPAGASEEGRKSARQGKLRSRLIVAAVLSVPLAVLAMSHGAWHIPGDAWIQFLLATPVVFWAGLPFFRGAWTALRHGATDMNSLVALGVGAAWLYSTAALLVPGFFPETAHPDVYFEAAAVIVTLILLGRWLEERAKGKTGAAVRHLMELQPDRVRRVDAAGDVWVDGADIVLADRVRVLPGERIPVDARIIEGSSHVDESMLTGEAHPVTRSVGDRVTAGTLNGNGPLLLEVIRTGSNTLLGQIVDRVQKAQASKAPIQHLADRIAAIFVPVVMVISAITAVVWYVAGPEPAFNHALLRAVTVLIIACPCALGLATPTAIVVATGRSAARGILIRDAAALQRAESVSVVAMDKTGTITEGRPRVTGITGVEDGTAVEEAQARTMTLAAALEAHSEHPLASAVNAEAKRTGLHVPMASEVASVTGRGMIGTVNGQQVRVGSRSFLNEAGIAVPEVNPEHAASAEIHVSRDREWVGAIHVSDRIRDDAAATIRALRQRGIRVVMLTGDHEASAQATAVIAGVDDVESGLLPGGKADAIQRLQAEGYVVAMVGDGINDAPALAQADIGISVRSGTDIAMEASDITLMSNDLDRIAQALDLSRRTMRTIRQNLFFAFIYNVIFIPVAAGVLYPGPGWLLSPIMASAAMALSSVSVVSNSLRLGRSFRSEGTPES; via the coding sequence ATGGCACACACAGAAATGTCGGTTCCGGTTGACGGTATGACGTGTACCGCGTGCGCGTTGCGCATAGAGCGCAAGTTGGGCAAGGCGGATGGCGTGGACCGGGCCGTGGTGAATTACGCCACGGAAGAGGCCGTGGTGCGGGGAAGTGACCTCAATCTGCGTGACGTGGTGGACGTCATCGAGCGCACCGGATATGCCGTTCGGACATCTCTTGCCGAGGCGGTTTTTGATCAGGAGGACGTAGCGTCCAAGGCAAGGGAACACTTGCTGTCGACGAACGGAGTCGTCAAGGTCCAAGCAACGACCGTGGGCGATGCAGCCGGTCTGGTCATCCACTACATTCCGGGTATGCTCCCCGGACGGGACCTGCAAGAGATCCTGGACGGGTACGACAGTTCCTCGTCCGTTCCGGCCGGCGCGTCGGAGGAAGGGCGGAAGAGTGCCCGTCAAGGAAAATTACGCAGCCGGTTGATCGTGGCCGCGGTATTGTCCGTGCCTCTTGCGGTTCTTGCCATGAGTCACGGCGCCTGGCACATCCCCGGAGATGCCTGGATCCAGTTCCTGCTGGCCACTCCGGTCGTTTTCTGGGCGGGTTTGCCCTTCTTCAGAGGGGCGTGGACGGCATTGCGGCACGGCGCAACCGACATGAACTCGCTCGTGGCGCTCGGTGTCGGTGCGGCGTGGTTGTACTCCACAGCCGCCCTGCTGGTACCGGGGTTTTTCCCTGAAACCGCCCATCCTGACGTGTATTTCGAGGCGGCGGCAGTCATCGTGACCCTCATCCTGCTGGGACGATGGTTGGAGGAACGGGCCAAAGGAAAGACAGGAGCGGCCGTCCGTCACCTCATGGAGTTGCAGCCGGATCGCGTCCGGCGAGTGGATGCCGCAGGCGATGTATGGGTGGATGGAGCCGACATCGTCCTGGCCGATCGCGTGCGGGTCCTGCCCGGAGAGCGGATACCGGTGGATGCACGGATCATTGAAGGGTCATCCCATGTCGATGAGAGCATGCTGACCGGGGAGGCCCATCCTGTGACCCGGAGCGTCGGAGATCGCGTAACGGCAGGTACGCTGAATGGAAACGGCCCATTGTTGCTGGAAGTCATCCGGACGGGATCCAACACCCTGTTGGGACAAATCGTGGACCGCGTTCAGAAAGCCCAGGCCTCCAAGGCGCCCATCCAACACCTGGCCGACCGGATTGCTGCGATATTCGTTCCGGTGGTCATGGTCATCTCGGCCATCACGGCCGTGGTATGGTACGTCGCCGGTCCCGAGCCGGCCTTCAACCATGCCCTTCTGCGAGCAGTGACCGTATTGATTATTGCCTGTCCATGTGCGCTGGGACTGGCCACACCGACAGCCATCGTGGTGGCGACCGGACGATCGGCCGCACGCGGTATCCTCATCCGGGATGCAGCCGCCCTGCAACGCGCCGAAAGCGTATCCGTGGTCGCCATGGACAAGACGGGCACCATTACCGAAGGCCGTCCGCGTGTGACCGGTATAACCGGAGTGGAAGACGGCACTGCCGTGGAGGAGGCACAGGCACGGACGATGACCCTGGCCGCTGCGCTCGAGGCCCACTCCGAGCATCCCCTGGCGTCAGCCGTCAATGCCGAGGCCAAGCGAACGGGACTGCATGTCCCAATGGCGTCGGAGGTGGCGTCCGTGACCGGCCGAGGCATGATTGGAACGGTTAACGGCCAGCAGGTACGCGTCGGAAGCAGATCCTTCCTGAACGAGGCCGGAATTGCTGTACCGGAAGTCAATCCGGAGCACGCTGCATCGGCCGAAATCCATGTGTCCCGGGACCGTGAATGGGTCGGAGCCATTCATGTCAGTGATCGCATCCGTGATGATGCCGCAGCCACCATCCGTGCACTCCGGCAGCGTGGCATCCGGGTGGTCATGCTGACGGGCGATCATGAAGCAAGCGCACAAGCGACTGCGGTGATCGCCGGGGTGGATGACGTTGAATCCGGGTTGTTGCCGGGTGGCAAAGCCGATGCCATACAACGCCTCCAGGCCGAAGGATACGTGGTCGCCATGGTGGGAGATGGAATCAACGATGCTCCCGCATTGGCTCAGGCCGATATCGGGATTTCCGTGCGGAGTGGCACGGACATTGCCATGGAGGCCAGCGACATCACGCTCATGAGCAATGATCTTGATCGCATTGCCCAGGCGCTGGATCTCTCCCGCCGCACCATGCGCACCATCCGTCAGAACCTGTTCTTTGCGTTCATCTACAATGTCATATTCATTCCTGTGGCCGCCGGGGTACTGTACCCGGGACCAGGATGGTTGCTGAGTCCGATCATGGCATCGGCAGCCATGGCGCTATCCAGCGTATCCGTTGTATCAAACAGTCTCCGCCTGGGACGCTCGTTCCGGTCGGAGGGAACCCCTGAATCATGA
- a CDS encoding molybdenum cofactor biosynthesis protein MoaE, with the protein MSTPADLTDMDIRVGETIPGASDAVALLAALEGGGIALFAGTTRRFTRGRETVRLSYEAHVPMAIAECRRLGAEAAERWPVLKVVLWHRIGEVPVGETSVLIGVATAHRAEAFEACRFLIDALKERVPIWKKEHFADGGTEWVETGWTDSAGSKGGVDVPLNPGDGID; encoded by the coding sequence ATGAGTACGCCTGCAGACCTCACGGACATGGATATCCGGGTGGGAGAGACCATCCCCGGAGCGTCGGATGCGGTCGCGTTGTTGGCAGCGCTCGAAGGAGGCGGCATTGCCCTGTTTGCCGGTACGACCCGCCGGTTCACGCGCGGACGGGAGACCGTCCGGCTTTCCTATGAAGCCCACGTGCCGATGGCGATTGCCGAGTGCCGTCGGCTGGGTGCAGAAGCTGCGGAGCGATGGCCTGTACTGAAAGTGGTCCTGTGGCACCGCATTGGTGAGGTACCGGTCGGGGAGACCAGCGTCCTGATCGGGGTTGCAACGGCCCACCGTGCCGAGGCCTTCGAGGCGTGCCGATTCCTGATCGATGCGCTGAAGGAACGCGTGCCGATCTGGAAGAAGGAGCACTTTGCGGATGGCGGAACGGAGTGGGTCGAGACCGGATGGACGGACTCAGCCGGAAGCAAGGGCGGCGTCGATGTTCCGCTCAATCCGGGAGATGGGATCGACTGA
- a CDS encoding LacI family DNA-binding transcriptional regulator: MSREKTRITIYDVAERAGVAISTVSRVLNQSPEVAEPTRARVEQAIEELQYRPDRTARSLAQQEYNSLAVALPSFTAPFQNELLKGIRTVLREHALDLLICDLGSSHPERALVDFLQRGAVRGLLLCGVPITESVRRELMTMHSPTVLIGHGHDAFDGFRWDDAAGARQAVQHLLQEGHEHVAMIRASGDGELQRQRISGYRAALSEQGRSVDESLIVMGHVGKHGGFSEEDGYDAMERLLTERPDVTAVFASSDVQAIGALAALNDRGLSAPDDVALVGYDDIKTSRYIGLSSVDQSMQRIGFSATERLLARISGLEPGPARTIVVSPTLNIRRTSRKSA, from the coding sequence ATGAGCAGAGAAAAGACCAGAATCACGATTTACGATGTAGCGGAACGTGCCGGAGTGGCCATTTCCACGGTATCCCGTGTGCTGAACCAGTCTCCGGAGGTGGCCGAGCCCACACGGGCACGGGTCGAGCAGGCCATCGAGGAGCTCCAGTACCGTCCCGATCGCACCGCACGATCATTGGCCCAGCAGGAATACAACTCGTTGGCCGTGGCCCTTCCCTCGTTCACGGCGCCCTTCCAGAACGAATTGCTGAAGGGTATCCGTACGGTTCTGCGTGAGCATGCACTGGACCTGTTGATCTGCGATCTCGGATCCAGTCATCCCGAACGTGCCCTGGTGGACTTCCTCCAGCGTGGCGCGGTCCGCGGACTGCTTTTGTGCGGTGTCCCGATAACGGAATCCGTACGCAGGGAGCTGATGACCATGCACTCCCCGACCGTATTGATCGGACATGGCCACGACGCGTTCGACGGGTTCCGATGGGACGATGCCGCAGGTGCCCGTCAGGCCGTTCAACATCTGCTGCAGGAAGGGCACGAGCACGTAGCCATGATCCGTGCGAGTGGAGATGGTGAATTACAGCGGCAACGGATTTCAGGGTATCGTGCCGCACTCAGCGAACAGGGGCGCTCGGTGGATGAATCGCTCATCGTCATGGGACATGTCGGAAAGCACGGTGGTTTTTCCGAAGAGGATGGATACGACGCCATGGAGCGGCTCTTGACCGAGCGGCCGGACGTCACGGCGGTTTTTGCCAGTTCGGATGTCCAAGCCATCGGAGCCCTGGCCGCATTGAACGACCGGGGCCTTTCCGCGCCCGATGACGTGGCTCTGGTGGGATACGATGACATCAAGACCAGCAGGTACATTGGGCTCTCGTCCGTGGATCAATCCATGCAAAGAATCGGCTTTTCTGCTACAGAACGCCTGTTGGCCCGGATTTCCGGGCTGGAGCCCGGCCCTGCCCGGACCATCGTGGTTTCTCCGACCCTGAACATCCGAAGAACATCCAGGAAATCAGCATGA
- a CDS encoding peroxiredoxin, producing MIKPGDTAPDFTLYSHEKEPFQLSAQRGVVVLLFFPGAFSSVCTTELNDVNNDLAGFGDATVVGISTDSPFTLNAFAEQNGFSFRLLSDHDAEVCAAYDVKYDRDFTPMQLDRIAKRAAFVVDRDGVVQHVQIMEHAGKMPDLDAIKQSIASL from the coding sequence ATGATCAAGCCCGGAGATACGGCTCCAGATTTCACCCTTTACAGCCACGAAAAAGAGCCTTTCCAGTTGTCCGCGCAACGCGGAGTGGTTGTCCTGCTGTTCTTTCCTGGTGCCTTTTCGAGTGTATGCACCACAGAATTGAATGACGTGAACAACGACCTGGCGGGTTTCGGCGATGCAACGGTGGTCGGGATTTCCACGGATTCACCGTTTACATTGAATGCGTTCGCGGAACAGAACGGATTCTCGTTCAGACTCCTGAGTGATCACGATGCCGAGGTGTGTGCCGCGTATGACGTGAAGTACGATCGGGACTTCACGCCCATGCAGCTGGACCGGATTGCCAAACGGGCAGCCTTCGTGGTTGACAGGGACGGCGTTGTGCAACACGTCCAGATCATGGAACATGCGGGTAAGATGCCCGATCTGGATGCCATAAAGCAGAGTATTGCATCCCTGTGA
- a CDS encoding phosphoribosylaminoimidazolesuccinocarboxamide synthase, whose protein sequence is MRDLVRAQLDHTVPGTSFTRFGAHYAGKVRDTYALGDHLILVTSDRISAFDHILRQTIPFKGQVLNRLAAWFFEQTSDIVPNHLLSIPDPNVSLAVRCEPVPVEFVVRGYLAGHAWRTYRDGHRVLCGKPLPEGLVQNSPLPSPILTPATKAVEGHDEDTTRELILASGILTAQEFDALEDMAMALFRRGTERAAERGLILVDTKYEFGRRPDGAFVAIDEIHTPDSSRYFHADTYASLLERNAPQRQLSKEFVREWLMDHDFQGLPGQQLPDLDDDFRVQVALRYIELYEIITGNVFEPDTSVDPISRIERNIDAALASG, encoded by the coding sequence ATGAGGGATCTTGTCCGTGCCCAGTTGGACCATACCGTCCCGGGCACCTCGTTCACCCGGTTCGGAGCCCATTACGCGGGCAAAGTGAGGGACACGTACGCCCTTGGAGATCATCTCATCCTGGTCACGAGCGATCGGATCAGTGCATTCGATCACATCCTGCGCCAGACCATACCCTTCAAGGGCCAAGTCTTGAATCGACTGGCCGCCTGGTTCTTCGAGCAAACCTCGGACATCGTACCGAACCACCTGCTTTCGATACCGGACCCCAACGTATCCCTGGCTGTACGATGCGAACCCGTTCCTGTCGAATTCGTCGTTCGGGGCTACCTTGCCGGGCATGCCTGGCGGACCTACCGTGACGGTCACCGGGTGCTGTGCGGAAAACCACTTCCCGAGGGACTGGTCCAGAACAGCCCGCTCCCGTCCCCCATCCTCACCCCGGCCACCAAAGCCGTGGAGGGACACGATGAGGACACGACCCGTGAACTGATCCTGGCTTCAGGCATCCTCACGGCGCAGGAGTTCGATGCCCTCGAGGATATGGCCATGGCCCTGTTCCGCCGCGGGACGGAACGTGCCGCGGAGCGCGGTCTGATCCTGGTCGATACGAAATACGAATTCGGCCGCCGCCCCGATGGTGCCTTTGTTGCCATAGACGAAATCCATACCCCGGACTCGTCCCGGTATTTCCATGCCGATACGTACGCGTCACTACTGGAACGCAATGCACCGCAACGACAGCTTTCGAAGGAGTTCGTCCGGGAATGGCTGATGGATCACGACTTCCAGGGCCTCCCGGGACAACAGTTGCCGGATCTGGACGATGACTTCCGGGTGCAAGTCGCCCTCCGGTACATCGAGCTGTATGAGATCATTACCGGAAACGTCTTCGAACCCGATACCTCAGTCGATCCCATCTCCCGGATTGAGCGGAACATCGACGCCGCCCTTGCTTCCGGCTGA
- a CDS encoding MoaD/ThiS family protein, translating into MKVRVLYFARVREEAGLDSEEVEMADGATVQDLLDALAVRHRIVRIMLPSLRTGVNDRYAGRGTTLHDGDEIALLSPVSGG; encoded by the coding sequence GTGAAGGTCCGTGTATTGTACTTCGCACGCGTAAGGGAAGAAGCGGGATTGGATTCCGAGGAGGTTGAAATGGCGGACGGAGCCACGGTGCAGGACCTGTTGGATGCCTTGGCCGTCCGGCATCGGATTGTCCGGATCATGCTGCCGTCGCTTCGAACCGGTGTGAATGATCGCTACGCCGGACGGGGAACCACCCTCCACGATGGCGATGAGATTGCACTGCTGTCACCGGTGAGTGGAGGATGA